The window TACTATAACAGGCTGAATATCAATAGTGCCAACACGGACAGAACAGTGATGAATTTGCAGCAACTGTTGTCTCGATCCGATAACAAGAAACTCAGTCTTTTCATCATTGATCTTTAATTTGTCCCGATACATCCATTTACGTAAATCACTAATGCATCGCTCCATGGCTTCCAATGCCATCGCTTGATCCGTAGGACCGTTAGGATCGAAAGACAAGTAAAGTTgcgtgtcgtcagcaaagcaatgCGCATTCGGCAGGTGGTCTTGTACTATCTCAAAGAGCTAGGAGGCGTAAACCACAAACAGAAGCGGGCCGAGACAGCTGCCTTGTGGGACATCAAAACGCAGATCAAAGCTATGAGACGTAGCCCCCTCAAACAAAACACGCTGGCTGCCTCCAGACAAATACGACGAAAACCACTCTAAAGCCTTCCCGCCTATACCAAAATCAGTGGTCAAGCGTTTTAGCAAAATCGCATGGTCCACGGTGTCAAAAGCAGCGCTTAAGTCTAAGAGGACAAGTAGTTTAACACGCTGCGAGTTCATATTCAATAGAATATTATTAGCAACTTTGACCAACGCTGTCTCCGTGCTGTGATATCCGCGATATGCAGATTGTAATTGCGGATAGAGACCGGACCGGACAAGGTGGTCATATATCTGGTTAAATACTGCGCGCTCAGTGAGCTTGGAAATATAAGCCAAGTTGCTTACAGGACCCAAGTTCTTGAAAAGAGATTCAAGTCCCGGTTTATTTAGCAGGGGTATGACCACGGCCTCTTTCCAGCAGTCAGGAAAAATTCCCGACTCACACGAGCTGTTAATTATGTTGGTGATCACCGAAATAAGTGATTCACTACAGGACTTCAGTAAGTGCGGGGGTATGGGATCGAGGCAACAGGAAGTTGATCTAGAGTTCGCAATGAGCACACGCACCTCGTCCTCGGCTAACAGCTCAAAGGCTTCCATGCGAGTCGGAGGAATTGTAGAGTCACTATTTACATCACTCTGATCAAGCTCTTCGCGCAATCGGCTGATTTTTTGCACAAAGTACTTCCCAATGTCATTTGCAAGCGCTGATTTGTCGGTATAGTCCGAGAAGCATAACGATTTCGTTTCCACTAGAAGGTTTTTCACCACACGAAATAACTTGCCTTGGTTATCAGAATTCTGGCTGATAAAATCGGTGAGAAAAGCTGATTTTGCTTCTTTCAGCACATGTGTAACATGGCTTTTGTGTCGTTTGAATGAAACAAGATCAGCAACAGACCTGGTAGTTTTCCATTTCCTTTCAGCACGTCTGCACACTCTCTTAGCCTCACGGATTTCCTCCGAGTACCAAGGTACTTGGGGTCTAACCGTGACAGTTTTGGTTTTTAGCGGCGCATGACGATCGAGCAATCCAGCAAGCGTGGTGTTATAACAGTCTACCAGTTTCACAGGCTCAGATGGTGGGTCCTGGCACAATCTTGAAGCAGATAAATCATTCATAAGTGCTGTTATGTCAATAGCCTTCGTTTTCCTAAAAGATACCTTCTTTCTCGACAGTTGAGGTACCGAAATATTTATAGTGAAAAGTGCTGAACAGTGGTCAGAAAAATAGGTACCAGGTCGGACATCTTGTATAAGATCAGAATTCAAAGTCCTGGATATCAGCAAATCCAAAGTGTTACCAGAGTGTAAGCCCATCGATGACAGTAGATCTAAAAATTGAGCTGTGTCGTTGTCAGTCATGATATTAACATGGATATTAAAATCACCAGCCAACACAAGAGGCTCAGCTGTCATTACAACCGATTCTAGGAACTCGGCGAATTCTGTGACGAACATACCCACAGTACGCGGATGATTTGAAGAGTACGGCGGCCTGTAGATGACAACCAGGCGTAGACGAGCAGAGCCGGAGACAATAATCCACTCAGAGTACTCAAAAGTATCACAAATACCCGCTCTAGCTTGTTTAACAACAAGCGAGTCCCGAGCCAAAATACCAGTTCCAGCACCATTTCTGTCTGGGCGAGGATGATCAAATAGCCGATATCCGAACGGTGTAGCAGCAATCCTAGCAGCAGaatcaccttgctttttttctctttttctcagTGGCTGCTTTGGCTTTGCGAATCTTCTTCTCGTCTTCAGAGGCTGAGGCGAGATCATCACTCTCATACTCTTGGACAACAAGCCAACCATCTCTGTTCTTGTCAGCCGGACTACTAGTACTGTCATCAATTTGTGTTAATATATTGTCCAACTGCAAATTCACCTCCAACTGCTTTCGGTTATATTTACGGTTGCCTTTATACTTAATGTCTGCGGCTTCCTTATAGGACTTAGCACTTCGTTCAAACTGCTTCCCTTTCTCTTCCAACTGGGAGGTCAGATAGCCTTTGAAAAGCGAAAAAACCTCATTGACCAACTCTGACTTCGAAGAAGAGTTCTGAGAGACAATGTCAGCTTGGGCAAAAGAAGGTGGCGAACCACTCTCTAACATGAGGCTCGAAGCAGTCTTCTCAGCCATCGAAATGAAATGAACTAAATGCCAGGATAGAGAACGTGAGCGAGAGGAATCTTGCAACTCCTCTAAGCCTTAAAGACTAAACCTCCACTAACCATAAAATCCCTGGAGACATGCCCTAACGGCATGCTCCAACCAAACACCTAACAAAGTGCATAAATTTCATACCAGCGGAAATACATTCTCCAATTAGCCAAACTTACTACCCCTACAGTGTAATTATGGCGCGTTTTTATGGACAAGATATAGAAATATCATTACATCAATGTCATGTGTGTATACATCCATGTCATGTGCAATAACAGGTATTTGATGCAACGTGGCACAAGTAAAAGATGTTCAAGAAAACTTAAAGATGAACAAAAAACTAAATGATATTGGTTAAAACTAAAAGATGAGAAAGCGGAAATGGTTAATTGGGCTTTGATGAGAAACCCTGGGGCTTAATTTACTTGTCAAGATGGTGGATTTGTAATGATTTGTAGCAGAAATGTTATCACAGGTTAGGTGCGCGGAGTTGGTCAGCAGTGAGCGACCAAGATGGCCATATGAATTTGTGCTCTGACAAATTTCAAtgcttttctacgttatttggttttctttttagtgtGTGGCTTTATAAGTATAGACATTTAATTACCAGTAATACTGATATTTATCATGCTTGAGACCAATTCtattctgaagaaaaaaaaaacaagagctCAGAGAGCAAGGCAATGCTCAGTCCGAGGAGATTCGTATGCTGAAAGAACACATTTCTGAACATACCAGCTCTCCAGACCGCAGTCCACAGTCAATGGAAATGGCTTTACAGTTTTACAGTGATGCACATGACGAGTCTCAAACCTTCCAAGCAAATGTGAGCAAGGAACTGAAACGCCTTAGTACTTGGTTTGCTGAAATTAGTACCCGAGCAGATGAAATTGGGAAGGCAATTGACAGTATGTATGAGTACAGCTATCAATACAATGTAAAAATCGTTGGGATGCCCAAGTTAAGTGAACAATAATCTTAGTCTCAAGCAAGTGGTTTATGCGTCAAACTATTCTCTGACATGGAAGCCGATGTTTCTCTTGCACATCACATAACGTAGAGGAATGCAACAGCAGGAACGCCGAAACCAATAATTTGTAACTTTGTCAGAAGATTGTTGGCGGAAGCTGTTATGGCTTGACGAAACAATGCATGTAAGGCGGACCCTAGTTTCTTGGGATTTGGCGAGGAAGTCTCTCTTTCATCTTTCAGGATATTCGACCATTTGTCACCAAAGATGCAGTGTGTCTTTACCGAAGCGAAGAAATTCAAAGGGCAACACAACTATGAATTTCGTTGCACGAAAAACTCTTGGGTTTATTTACGAAAAGATGACAGCTCGCAAGCACTGAGGATACAAGACGTTTCTGATTTAGCAAGGCTTGGCTAATTAATAATGTTTCCTTTTATAACTTCATCGAATCATGAATGACAATCAATATGGGAAAACTATAAGATCTCTGTTTCAGGAGTTACCGTATTTTGCTGTCAACCAATTTGTATTGCTCCACGGTCAATTTAATAATCTCAACACTAGTTCTCTGCcaaccataataataataataataataataataataataataatggtttatttacagtattccaACAAAAGAGACGCTCTTACAACTGTAAAtgctatctacactatcaaaaataaaactatctaaaatattaataacatacatgtataaagaTAAAATTGGTAAGAACAATAATATCAAGACATGTTGCTAAGATATTTCTTAAGAGAGCGACAAAAGCTGTTATAGTCCTTAATGTTCCTTAATGCTGATggcaatttattaaaaatagaaGCAGCACTGTGCTGAAATGTCCTGGTTTCTTTTGGTACTAATAGCAATGGCGCTTCTGACGATCTCAAATTATGTGTATGTACATTGCGTAGTTCCAATGATAAGTATTCTGGAAAATCACTGCTATGGATCGCCTTGTGAGTAAGTTTAAGGATATTAAAGTCTCTCCTCTCGCTTATTGGTAACCAGTTCAGGCAGGCAAGATCCTTGGGACCTGCATACTTTCTAAGGACAAATCCTGCGCATGCGTTTTGAAGCCTTTAAAGACGGTCCACCTCAGTGTTCTCCCCAGGATTTTGGGAAGGCCAGGGGGCGTTCTGTCGGAAGCTTAATCTACCATACAAAATTAAGActtacaaaaatagcaaaagcgAATTGTCATGCTGTCTAGGAAAAcataaaacttaaaaacatgGAACATCCACCCAAACAGCACATCCTTGCCTTACTCTTTGGGCCCTTTGATTGTGTTTTCTACACAACTTGCACAACATACCACTACCACTATTTAGTATTATCATCTTCGTTAGTCTTAAGAAGCCAAGGGAAGTCCTTCAGCCACGTTGGATCAAACCCTGATTTTCGGTGTTTGGAATCTGTGGATGTTGACGGACCTTGTGTTGTTTCCCGAGGCTGGACTTCTTCATCCAAATTACTTACACTCTTATATCTCTTTTCCAGGGtgaaaaaagaacttaatttACTTTGACCTTAATTTACTTTGACCTTCCACGCACGTGGGAATTGAGTTTAGTATTCCATGTAATATCCGTAAAGTGCCCTTGAATTTACGGCAAACTGAAAGACGGCTGCCGTTCAACGAAACGAGCGGATGACAAGTTTCATCACCTTTCATGGAAGGGTAAATGAGCTGAAACCTTATCAATTGCGAGAAAACACATTGAGAAAACACTAGACAATGCTTCAGTATCTTCAttgagtgtttttctttttttaattatggaCAGGATCCCAGTTTTAGATGTTAAACTACGTAAGGTCACTTGTTTTAAGACAGGCGGCAACGATTTTTCAACGAATCAAGCCAGGCGGCCCGCCTGGCCTGAAATACCTGGGGAGAACACTGCACCTGATACTGCGGGAGGGGATAGAACACAGTGCTCGCATAGTCAAGTTTCGCAATCACGAGACTTTCAGCTAGGTTTTTCCTGACATAAAAAGGTGCCATATTCTTAAGTTTACGTAATATAGAAAGTGTTCCATAGCAGGATGTAAGAAGTGACTTGACATGCTCGTTCCATTTTAGGTTCTGATCTAGTTGAACACCAAGTAACTTTGTACACATGATCCTTTCCAACGATATCTCGCGGCAGGCCACTGGAACTGAACAAACATCTAAATTATGGACGCGTGCCATTTGAGGTGTAGAAATGGGCATCCATTTAGTCTTTGAACAGTTGAGGGCAAGGTTGGAACTTTCTGAATAGTCACCTAGTCTCGATAATACTCCATTGAGTTCCACAGAGCATTGTGCTAACGCAGACACTTTTGAGTGTAAATAGAATGTggtatcgtctgcatattgaTAGCATGGGCAGTCCAACATTCCTTGGAGGTCTGCAACATATAAATTAAACAAGACAGGACCGAGTATggatccttgaggaactccaaAGTGTACAGGAGCCATTTCAGATGATCGATCGTCGATCTGTACAAACTGGCGTCGTTGAGTCAGATAATTATGGACccacaatagaaatgtttttgaaaaacccatgcagtgcatttttctcaaaagagcCTTAAACTGTGCTGTGTCGAAGGCCTTTGAATAATCTGCACATACCATCATTGTGACTTCTCCTCTTTTCATGGCCCGTATTAAATCGTCTCGGATACCTATTAAAACAGTGCAGGTGGAATGACCTTGTCGATATCCTCAAATACGTACTCCCAGTAGGGACTGTTCATCAATGTGAGATGCTAACTGTGAGAGTACTAGTCGTTCATAAATCTTTGATAAAGCTGGCAGAATTGAAACCGGTCTAAAGTCACTTTTGTCGATTGGTTGGTCAATTTCCAAACGCGAGAGAACATTAAAGCTGCAATACACGTATTGATGATATGCATGAGTGGTCCTGCCAGATGATCCTTACCAAGCTTGATGTATTTAAATGGTATCTGGTCATATCCTGTGGAACTGTCAGAGCGTAGGCGATTTATTTCCTTGAGAACCTCCTCAAACGTCACCTTTCTGAGTGTAAAACCTGGTGGGCGCTCTGGTAATGAATGTAGAAAGTCCAGTAGATCAGTGGAATCATCAGGTTCTGAACCCATTATACGTGTTGCAGTTGATACAAAGTATCTGTTCAGTTCATCCGGATTCTCTCTTAATGGCTTGGGAGAAGGATTAAGTATACGATGGATTACCTTCCACACCTCTTTTGGACGCTTCGAAGACAGGGCTTTGGACAAAAATGATCTCCTTGCCTTATTAACGacacttttaattttgttacGGACCTCCCTGAAGGCATTCATAAAATACCTTGAAAAGCTTTCCAGTTTTCAACACCGATCAAGATATCTTCATCAGGGTACCAGTAGGATTCCTCAATCGTGAGGGTTAAAATAGGAAGGGGTATTTCCTTTTCTTAAAGGCAGCAAACGAAAAACTCTGCAGAGTCACGAACGCATTGTCTTTCTCTTTGTGCACTTGTGATCGAGTTACCCACAGAAAGGAAACAATTCTGGCATCTTGACAACTAAACGAGTCCCAAGGGTTTCTCGTCAAAGCCTGCTTAATCATTTCCGCTTCCTCatcttttattttttcgttCAAGGCCAGTAGTTAAAAATGATGCCAAAACAACACTGGCGTAGGGTGGCAGTAAAGCAAGCTGACTTACTTTAAAAAACAACAAGAGAATCGAAAATACACTGATAAAGAACTAGGACTAGATGTGTACAGTTAAAGAAATGAGATTTACGATAAGAGAAAATGACTTAGCCGATTACAACAAGATTTAGAGTAGAAAGAAAGTTATATTGCTTTAAGTACTTAAGTTAAGCAAACATAGCCATGGTACTACAAACAACTGACAAAAGTGGATGAATTATGTATTATGCAAATATaatatgtgaccctccacgggaaaacagtgaataaggtgatcgcACGCGCACGGCACGGTCCTAACACATTCGCACGGTACTTGTCTAACACGCTTAGCGTGcgcatatgcaaaaaaaaacaaaagaaatagagtacCGTGATTGTGCTCTTTGTTAACTGTGTGTTAACACGGTAGACCATTGTGTTTTGACACGCAAGTTTAAcacggtaaatttctttgtccttaacacggtagctctgtgctttttcttcaaacacggtttggtcattaacccaacacagagtagtttaacatcgtttattataagcaagatgtaagcttaatcacagataaggaaattcgtttgcgtgcgtacttgatttgtcaacaaaaagatgttgaaaattacgCAGTCACCTTGCAATTGAGTAACAGATGTTCATTTCCATCACCAGCAGCATCTTCTGTTCGATGTTTATCAACGATGGTCGGTCGGCCCACTGAGCCAAAAACTCCATTGCCCTTACTTGCATGCTTGATTTACAGTGAGCTAAACGGCAGAATTTTTACGAAATAGCTGCGGGTTCTTCGCTCGAATGTAacgtttatataatttgcacttcccAGAAAAACAAGCCACACTCGCGCGATTGAGAAGGGCCAAGCGCTGTACAAAACGTCCCTCGAACTTCGACGAAACGATCTTTTAAAATCCTGTCGTGAAAAAACGAACGCAATCGATGTTCCGAGACTACGTACTTCGATTTATACTTAGCGGCGTGACGAGCGAAAAAATTGGAGTCACATGTCACTCAATCGACCACAGAACACCCACATATTACAGGTACCTTAAGGGCTCTTCACATGATCCCGGTTGATCGGGCTGTCTCGGTTACAGGGATGAAAATTGGTTTCTGTTTATATGGCGACTTTCAACCTGCTTTCCGAGGAAAAAATGGCAATTGAAGGAAAAAcgttaaaggaaaaaaaagaacgaaCAACACAACCAGGCTTTCCTTTATCTGCCCCACTGCTGTTAAAAATAGTGTTGCATAGTGTTTTAACAAGTTTCCATAGTTACTAAAGGACGCATTTTTAAATAACCCATGCGCTAGTAATCTTCAAGCAATTTGATCATGGAATCACGAGAGAAGGAGTATTCTTACTTTCTTTACTGCAAAAATGAAATGGAAGCTGAAAGTTTACAATCTGTAGCAAATGTGTATTTGATGAAAGGGCGGTTGACGAAGACGAAGACATTGATGAGAACTATTCTGATTATAGCGATGACAGTGCGGACGATTGTACTGACGGCTACAGCGATTGTGAGTTTGACTACTCCGCCTCCGATGAAACGGGAAAGGTGGAAGAATTTGTGAAGAATACGTGTGAATGTTCTCAAGGTGATCAGGGCAAGCCGTGCAGTTCCACCATTCAACTTCAAGATATTCTCGATTGTCGAAACAATTGCTTTGAACTAACCTCGAGCGAACTTGATTTGGTAATTCTAGGAACAATCCACGCCTCGTTAAACTGCAACGAAGTCAGTCACTCtggaagaagagaaaaacaGCGCCAGCGAACAAGGATGCCCTTTTATTATCACAATCgaacaatttgtttcaaaacgtttttgttcATGCATCGCATTGACCAAACCAGATTTTACAGTCTTGTAAACCACTACAAAAGCAACGGTTTATCCCTTCGCATGCATGGCAACAACAAGCGTCTCCCGAGCACCGCATTCAGCGCCAACACCATTGAACGGGTTGTTAAGTTCATCATGAACGTGGCCGAGGAACAAGCTCTCCTTCTACCAGGTCGTGTTCCTGGCTTCAAGCGAATAGATGTGAAACTTTTGCCATCATCCCTCACAAAACATACGCTGTGGAAAACTTACCAAGATACTTGTCACGCAGTTGGCCATGTGGCTGTCGGATACTCAAAGTTCTGCGATctatggaaacaactttgcccGTTCGTATTAATCATGAGACCAGCGACTGACCTTTGCTGGACCTGCCAGAAAAACAATAACCATATACACAGAGTAGCAAATCTTGGCGAAGCAGAAAAGGCGGACGTCGTGAGACAGCAAGAGAGGCACTTGCAACTCGCTATGGGCGAAAGGAATTACTACAAAACCTGTTGTAAAAAGTCAGAGGCTTTGACTGAACATCTCAACGATGTAGATTTTAGTGAAAAGCGTGCACCGTGTACTTTTGAAGGACAGGTTCATTACTCGTACGATTATGCCCAACAACTCCACTTTCCTTCGGATCCTTGCCAGCCAGGACCGATATTCTTCAAGACACCTCGTAAGTGTGCTATTTTCGGAGTTTGCTGTGAGTCTATACCAAGACAAGTCAACTTTTTAAtagatgaaaatgttttaacaggAAAGGGAGCCAACGCTACAATTTCTTATGTCCACTACTATTTCGAACGACATGGACTTGGTGAGACGTGCCCAAATTCACGCTGATAACTGTGCAGCGCAGAACAAGAACAATATTTTCTTGTGGTATTATCTATGGAGAGTGATGACTGGCCGTCACCATGAAATCGAATATAACTTCCTAATCGCTGGCCACACAAAATTTTCTCCGGACTGGTGTTTCGGCTTATTAAAGCAGAAAACATGCAAAACATTCATTTCCTCCTTATTTGA of the Montipora capricornis isolate CH-2021 chromosome 7, ASM3666992v2, whole genome shotgun sequence genome contains:
- the LOC138055391 gene encoding uncharacterized protein, with translation MFVTEFAEFLESVVMTAEPLVLAGDFNIHVNIMTDNDTAQFLDLLSSMGLHSGNTLDLLISRTLNSDLIQDVRPGTYFSDHCSALFTINISVPQLSRKKVSFRKTKAIDITALMNDLSASRLCQDPPSEPVKLVDCYNTTLAGLLDRHAPLKTKTVTVRPQVPWYSEEIREAKRVCRRAERKWKTTRSVADLVSFKRHKSHVTHVLKEAKSAFLTDFISQNSDNQGKLFRVVKNLLVETKSLCFSDYTDKSALANDIGKYFVQKISRLREELDQSDVNSDSTIPPTRMEAFELLAEDEVRVLIANSRSTSCCLDPIPPHLLKSCSESLISVITNIINSSCESGIFPDCWKEAVVIPLLNKPGLESLFKNLGPHGDSVGQSC